CTTCAGCGCCCTCATCCAGTGCCCAAGTGGCAACACCAGCGGCCTCAACTTCAACCTCTACCTCTCCTCCCTAGAAGGTGACAAGTCCCAGGACGAGATCGACTTCGAGTTTCTAGGTAAAGACATGACCATTGTCCAGACCAACTACTACACTGAAGGGGCTGGAAACAAAGAAGCGATCCATGACCTAGGGTTCAACTGTTCCGAAGGGTTCCATGAGTATGTGATTAAGTGGAGTAAGGATGTGATCGAGTGGTTTATAAATGGGAAAATGGTGAGGAGGGTTGAGAGAAAAGAGGGTGAGGGTTTTCCAAACAAGCCTATGTATTTGTATTCTTCGGTTTGGGATGCTAGCTATATTGATAAGGGGAGGTGGACTGGGAAGTACGTTGGATGCGATGTGCCTTATGTTTGTGTTTATAAGGATATTCATGTCCCTCTTGAGACTGCTGTGGAGGATTAAGATCTTTGAGGTTTTCTTTGAGTTTTGGAGGGTCAGTGTACTTCTGAATAAAATGGTGTTTGTTTTGTTGTTGATGGTGGGGATTTGAATCCGATCATGTTTGTGTTGTGTTTATTTGCCAAATTGGGAATATGCAGCTTTTACTACTCTTAGATTTGTGCAACTGTTTTGGATCACAGACCAGTAGAAGTGTGTAGGAAAAATGTTAACATCCAATGAGATCGATCTTGGCTGCTTTCACAATAGTGTTGTATGGCTAGACAAGATAGTGATGTAACAAGAAACTTTTGCTACTGAATTCTAAAGTAGAGTCTTTACTATTGATATTGTGACTTTGAATGTTTCATATGGCCCTGCGATGTTATTGATCATGGGATCATTTCAATTTGATTTGCTTGTCAAGGATATAATCGACTTTGTTTTTCTGTTTCGATTCTGGGAACCTTCACGAAATTATGTGTTTTGCGGAATGTGGAAATTGAGATGGTGGAATTTTGTACCAATTTTAGAAGGCTTTTTGTTAATGGGGATCGAGTAATCTGTTTCTTCTTGTCCAACAGTACCATCATGCCCTTTCCAAAGAAAAGAAAAAAAAAGAACAAATAGAAAAGAGAGAGAGCATCTATCTAGCATGCACGATCTTACGAAAGTAAGCTTCCATTCTTTCTTTTGAAAAGGACCCAAAGAATGGGGATTGAGACCTATGATAGGAAGTACAATAAACACATCTAGCAAGCAATACTAATTTTAGGTCGAGCATGCACTAGCAAGTAGTCTGTTCCAACCTTCCAAGTTCCAACAATGCAAGTGCATCAGCACCCACTTCTGCTCACCTACTGTTCAACAATGGTAGATAGGAGGTTTGGGCTTCAGATGCTCAAAAAATGGAGACGATGAAGTCAAATTTGGTAGGTATGACTGGAGTAGTGCCCCAGTGGCATTTTATATAGAGCTTTAGCAGGATCTTATAACACAATTCATTTACCAAACCATTAAGTTAATGCCAACTGAGATCAGTGGGTTTCAACTACTAAACGTTGAAGCAATACTATTCATGTAGTGTTTCACAAATGGTGTGACTCAAATTTCGTAACGGAAAAAGATAACAAGTTAATAATTTTATAAAGTGGGTAAACAATAACCCACGATCGATAAGATACGGTTAATAAGTTAAAACACGAGTTTAATAAAATATACCAATTAGTACTAAAATATGATATACTCAACTTTAATAACAATCATTATTACGGATTGTTACGGAAATCGCTCGGTCTTTTGAAATGAAGACAACTTTAAAAGAATATGTTACACTTTAAATTTTAAACGGTGAACTTTCGTCATTTAATAAAAAGAATAACAAGTTGTTTCGAAATGTTTTTCAATCAAAAACAAAGTTGTTGAAATATTTAGATGATTTTTAATTTAGTGTACATTAGGGGGATCACCTTGGGGCCAATTGAATTTCTGATATTTAGTCTACAAATCAATGTTTTGAAAGTTGTTGAGTATGACTATACTTAGTAATTTGGTATTTTCCAATCATATCTAGCATAGAAAGCAGAATCTAGTCGTCAGAACAAGTACCGTAGACAGATCCACAGGCATTCCTTCATCAATTGATCAATTTTATCTACTTTGTTTTTTAACTTCAGACTTTCATACCAAGCAGGCAAGCAAGCAAGTAGCAGAGACTATTCTAATCCCCTGCTGCTCAACCACAATCGTGACAATGACCAAGACGAAAAATATAAATCAAAGACTAAATCTTTAGTGTAAGAAAGCCATCAATATAGTTAAAAAGTCTGAGAAACCAAAGAAAAATCTATCATATTCCAAGCAATGCATCCCACTCGTTGAAATAATAAAGCTTTCATACTTTTCAATACACAAAATGGCCATAGCTGAATTGCTGGAAAAGACAAAGGAAAATCCTTTTAGCCATTTTGGACCCAAGCCTAGGCCTTATCCTCAAGTACTCAAGTAGTATGGTTGAGAAAGCTCAGGAATGATGGTGAGAATCTCTCTCTTTCTTCTTCTTTGGTCTTCTTCTCTTCTTTGTTCCTTAAAACTAACATGGGAATCTCAACACTTAAATATCCACTTTTGTTTCAACCGTCAGATATAGACTTAACCACCCACTGTTAATATTTGCTGGGTCCAATATGGACCCCATTGATGAATACGATTCCAAAGAGCAAGAAAACGAAGTGCCTCCTTCCTTCCACAACTCTCTTTGCTAATTGTTCTCCTCTACCTCACCATCCATCCATTGTGTTTTATATTAATATTCAAAGCAACTTAGGATTGGCTTTGAGTCCACCCAAAGCTATTCAGATTCTAAGCTTTTGTTTCTGATTTGTGATGGGTTTTCCTGAATCTCCCTTTCCATTTCTGGAGTGATTCTGATCTGGGATCTTGCTACCCTTGAGTGTTTTGCTGTATTTGAAGTTGTGGGTGCTCATTTGTTCTTTGTTCATTTCAGCTGAGCTTTGTTTTGGGTTTGGAGTTTTGAGTGTGGAATTGGGTGAGTGAGATTCAGAAACAAGTAGAAGAGTCTGACATGATGGGGTCGGGTATGAACTTGATTACTACTGTGATTGGTTTTGGTATGAGTGCAACATTCATTATATTTGTATGCACAAGAATCATTTGTGGGAGGCTGAGAGGTGTTGAATCAAGGCCTATGTTTGAGGTTGAATCAAGAACTGATCTTGAGCAGGTATGTAAGTTTTTCTCTGATTTGGGTACTTCTCCCAGTCATCAACTTCTGTTTATAATAGCATGTATGTTCTTGTTGAGCTGGTTTCAGTGATTCAACATCTAATTAATTTAGCATCTCTTAGTTTTTTTTTTTTTTTTTTTCTGGGTGAACATCTGCTTGTTGTGTTCTAGCTTTGATGTGAATTCTTCTGTTGTTGAAGGTCAACTCTGGAAATGGAGAAATGATAATGGATACAACAATCGTAGTGTGAATTGTAATGTACTAATTTTGCCTTTTCTGGTTTGAATACTAGTTTTGCTTAGTATTGTAAAAAAATAAATGAAACCGAAGGTTGAATAAAAAATGGTGGGAAGACTTTGCATTAGGAACGGGTCTTATTACTTATCTCATCACCTTTCTTGCTTGAAGAGGTTGTCTGCTCAATAACAATGGCAATGATTGATTGAAAACTTCTAAGCTATCATAGAACGACTGATTTTGTTCCTTCATACCCTTTCTGCATAAGTTTTAGAAAGACTGATTTGTTTCCTTCATAACCTTTTTGCATATGTTTTCCCTGCTAGTGATGCAATTTCAGTAACCCCGAGACATTACATTTGGTTAGCTGTAACTAACTTCTGAGCAATGTGTTCTAAGTTTTTGTTGTTTGATGGCAGCCGGAGAATCGGTCTAATGGCCTTGAACAAGTTGTGGTTGCTGCAATCCCAACCATGAAGTATGATCAGGAGGCTTTCAGTTCAGTGGAAGATGCACAGTAAGTTTGACAACATCCTTCTCTGCTACGGTTTAAGAACAAGTACTCTATTTTGTTTTGAAAATCCTCTTTTCTTAATTGAAAGATGTTAATTTGGTTTCCCTGATCTTAAGCTGGCACTTATTCTTTCGGCACTCCTGTAGCATTAAAGTTCAATCCTTTGCGTTTGCAGGTGTTCAATATGTCTTGGGGAGTACCAGGAGAAAGAAATACTGAGAATTATGCCAAAATGTGGCCACAGTTTTCATCTCTCATGCATTGATATATGGCTGAGGAAACAGTCTACCTGTCCAGTTTGCCGTTTACCCTTGAAAGAATCTTTCGGCCCAAAACATGTGAGATCAGCAACGTTTACCGTGGCTCGATCTTTTGATGATTCTGAGAACATTCAAACCCACGAACATTCTCAGCAGTGGTTATTACCGAATTCAGCAAGCAACAATGTTAGCAACCAAGGGCGGTTAGAACCTGCTCCTGGAAACCCCTCGGAACCTACTCAATCGAGAGAACCGGACACAAGGCATTGATGAAATCCAGAGATCGGTTGCGGGATCCAAGCACGTATCTTCCATTTAGCAAGCAAATCATCTTTGTGTACAAACATGCCATAGGTGACTTACCTCTGTTTTTTCCTTTGCCTTTGAGCGAGAGGTTGATTCCAAGTTCAGTGAAAATCAGATGGTAGGGTTAGATTTGATTGGAGACTTCTCATGATTGGTAGAATGGTATGAGCTGAGGTTATGCTTTTTGAGTCGGTTTGAGAATGGAGCAAGCTTACACATCGTAGTCTGATTTCTGTATATATAAACTACATCTGGAAAATTAGATTGTTTAGCTCTATAATCATACATTGTGTTTTTGAGCCATTCATTCTACAGTTCCTAATGATTGCTTCTTTCTTTTTTGCTGTGGTTCAAATGTACTTCACACTTCCTGAATCTAGTATCTAAATTTGTTACTGCCACAAAACATCAGGTTTTCAACAAACTGATGTGGTTGTTCACTACATTTTTGATTGAAAGAGGTCATATTTTATTAACTCAGCAACAGGTACAAAAGTGGGGCATAAAATTGAGTAGATATAGAAATAGCCTCCGCCGAAGGCGGCGGCGGTCAAAACCCTAGTAGAGCTAGGTCGGGTTCGCATAGGAGCGTGAAGTAAGGTCAACAACTTAGAAAATAACCATTTGTACTCATCATTTTTGTACTCACAACACAGACGTAAATTTCACATACCGCAAGAACAAGGCTTAGCAAAAACTCCCAAAATCATCTGTTGGGATATACATTAAATGATGTAACCGTTGTACATAACTTGATGAGGTTCGGTATGATAATTTACTTTTTAAACATTTTCATTTGATGAACAAATTTAATATAAATTTTACTCTTTAAGCATTATCCTTTAGTGAACAAATTTGGTGAATGACCTCTACTTCTTAAGGATTTGTTTTTTGGCGGACAAATTTGGTATGAAATTTTACTCTATAAACATCTTCATTTGACCAACAAATTTGGTAAGTGAGCTCGTCTCATAGTCACAGACACAAAGAAAGTTCAAAACCGACACGTGGAGCACAGAAACGAAATTTTTAGGAAAATTCTATGGAAACCTAAGCCACTACGACCACATCGTGACATCGTTGTCTTTTCCCTCTCTCTCACACTTATACCAGTCCACTCAAAAACACAGAAGACAATAGAAGCTAGACTAGAGACTAACCGACCGAACCACTAGAAAAAGCACATACAATTTCTGGAAGGATGACAATGGCGGGTCACGTGGCACTCATATCGTTCTCTTCTTCCTTACCTTCTCTGCCTGGTCTTCCTCGTCTGTCCTCCACAAAGCACCGACCTTTAATCAGTGAGTATGAAGTTAACTATAAACAAACTCAATCCCAGATTGCAATTTAGCTTTACTTGACCAATTCAAGCTAATGGGGTCATTATTTAAGTTTTGTAAGAATACCCATATCGTTTTTTGATGAAGTGTATGAACTTTTCTGTGCTTATTGAATTGGAGTATTGGACTGTTAGTATTGTTTATACAAAGATTGCAGTTTTGCAACTTTTTTTTGTTTTGATTGTGTGTGAAGAAAATTCATGGTGATTATTGATTTGTCTGTAATTGTTAGTGAGTTGAATATGGGAACAAGAAACCATAAGGAAACTTTATGTCATTGATTTTCAATGCAAGAGAGTCTTTAGAGTTTGAAGTTTTGAAGCTATTTCATTGGAATGATGGCTGTCATGCTAGAAATCATGAATCATGGTTAAAGTCATTCTTGTCTGTGTTTCATTTGTTGATTAAACTCATAAATTATGGTTATTTGGCAGTGGCGGCAATGAGTGATGATCCAGTTCGTAAATGGATTCTCACGGACGGAAATGCAACAGAGATCATAAGAATTAGTCCTATAGGCGGAGGTTGCATCAATCGTGCTAGTCGTTATGACACTGATGCTGGTTCTTTCTTTGTTAAAACAAACAGGTTTGGCTGCATGGTACTTTTGATGCTCAAAGTGGTTTTCTTTGATATTTAAATTCAAAGTGAATGCAAAGTTGTTTCTGATTCTTGGATATCTTGGTTAAGTATGCTGTTAGAGTTCTCCTTTCTGTTTCAAAGTCATAAGTAATTTGTTTAGATAAAGCTGAATCAGGAGCATTGGACCATCTATGTTTGAGGGAGAGGCTCTTGGCTTAGGTGCCATGTTTAATACCGGATCAATTCGTGTCCCTAAGCCATTCAAGGTTTGGAAGTTTTATCTTTGTTGGTTTATAAGTCACAGTTTATAGTGAGAATTAAGAAAGTCCACAACAAGGCGTGAAAATCTGGCATAACCTTTCTATTATAGGTTGGCCCTCTACCTACCGGTGGTTCTTACATCATTATGGAGTTTATTGACTTTGGTTTATCCAGAGGTAATCAGGTGAGGATGAGGAAAAGTTCATGAGTTTACGTTGGTGGAAGTAACTTATAATCGTACTAACAATATATTGGTACTCAGTCTGATCTAGGCAGGAAGCTTGCTGAGATGCATAAGACTGGAAAATCTGAAAAAGGTTTTGGTTTTGAAGTTGACAATACCATAGGCAGGTAGTCTTTCTGGGCATGGGCAAGATAATTGAAATTCAAGGACATTCCCTTGTCATAAACCGACACATTTTTTCCTTGCAGCACTCCGCAGATAAACACTTGGTCATCAGATTGGATTCAGTTTTATGGGGAGCATAGACTGGGTTATCAGTTGCAGCTGGCTAGGGACCGGTATGGTGACAGTACCATATATGAAAAAGGTAAACGTTGTCTTATAGTATTCTTAATGTTAGATGGTTGATCACATATCATGGGTAGTCCTAAATTTCTACTTATATTTGAGGAAGATGTTTATTAACCAAAAAGAAATCATGAGTTTGAAGGTCCCCTATAACTGCAATTTCACCTGCTACTTTGAGATTGCTTCCATCGCCAATGTCAAATACCCACAAGTGTTGATTGGAAGGCCGAATTTTAAACTTCCAATTGATTTCAATGGACAATGATACTAGTTTATTTGTGATTTGAAAATGTGTTTTCAGCATTTAGATGTGAAATATGTATTACTTGGGTTCTGGGATTTGAAATGGGCACCGACATATTTTTGGAGGCCAGTTGGACACCGCTTCTCTTACTTTAACTTACAACCTTTCAATTGGAGTCAAATATTTATCTTCCAATGTGATAGGTGGGAATAATTGCTTGTAGCTAATTGAATGTGTTTGTTATTGGGTTATCACATTTAACAGGACAAAGATTAGTGAAGAGTATGGGACCTCTCTTTGATAATGTAGTGATTGAGCCATGCCTGTTACATGGGGACTTATGGAGTGGAAATATCAGCTCTGACAAGAAAGGCGAGCCAGTTATACTTGACCCGGCATGTTACTGTAAGTTAAAAATTTGTTCAGTAACTAAATTGGTGCAGGATAACTAGAAACCAAACTGTGTTCGTTTTAGCAACTAGCATGTGTTTTGGTAACTGTTCACAGCATGACACCATAATAGCCACATACATCTATATACGACTTATACAGCATTGCATATCTGATGATAGAAATTGTAATAACACAGATACGAATCACTCTCATGGTCATAGACAGACAGAACACATGGAAGCACTCATTTGGTTTCGACTGTTATTACAAAATTTGAAATGTTAACTTTGAAAATAGAGCTCGAATTAAACTCTGAAAAACTAAATGACGAACCAAATCTGCTCTTCTGATTTAGTACCAAAGCCAATCGTTTCCTTGTATAATATCCGGACAGAGTAAAAGACAAAATGAGTGTTGAAGAATGTAAGTAATTTGGCTCATAAGACAATAAAATTCCAAATAATGGAAGCCGTGTCATACAGAAACAGAGACATAGAAGAAGTCAGATGAACAGAACCTTCGTGAGGCATGCAGCTAGAACAAGTAGCGGATGATGATGAAACTGAGGAAGTGTTCTGACTTCCCTTTTTTGGACAAGGATGTCCCTTTTAATTGTTCCTAGGTTCCTGGGGAACATAGGACACATATCTGGTTCAGGTACAAGGATATGTACCAACTGAGGCCGAGGAGTCTTGCATTGCATGTGCCAACATGGTTGCTTCATGAAGCTCTTCCTTAAAATTTAAAACATAGGCGTCACGGACGTTGGGAAGTGGTTTTTCTGCCAAGACTTGATCTCGAAGATCTAGACCCATCAAGAAGTGAAACAGTTGGTCTTTTTCAATGCTGGATCACCCTGTACAGTTTTGATCTAACATGGTGGGTCAAGGAAGTCAAGTTCCTGCCCGATAGCCTGAAGAGTAGAATAAGGATCTCCCATGTTGATGTGTGTCACGCTTGGTGCCATAACTCAAAAATAAAGACCAGATCAATATTGTCATGGTATATGTTGGTACAGAACTACAGATACCCAGATATCATGAGCAGTGGGAAGAAAGAGAAAATTGGCATCAACATCTGCAGTCATAGAGTTGAGAAGCCATGACATAATCATGGCATTTTCCTCTTCCCGTGTTTAGTTACTAGGATCTTTTTCATCTGGCTGTGATCTTCTCCAGTCAAGTATCACAACTTTCCTTTCCCTGTGACATACAACTTCCGAAATTGACACCAACTTGCATAGTTTGTCCCATCAAATTAGTTGGCTGTAAGCTGCATGCGCGTTGTATCATGTCTTTCCTAATCTACCTAAGCTTTTAAGCAGTAGAATGAAAGAAGAGTCAAATCCTTTAGTAGCTGTACAAGGACACAACAAGAAAAGTATTGAATTACAATCAACCAGCGTAATATGTTTATTGATTCTTGCATAATTTGCAATATTTTCAATGTTTTCTAAGCAGATCTTGAATATATCTTACTTTAATTTGTTTCAAGGAATATTGTTTTCAAAACTTAGAACTGATATTGTCAATTGCATTTCCTGCTAGATGGACATAATGAGGCGGAATTTGGAATGTCATGGTGTGCTGGCTTTGGCGGATCTTTCTACAGTTCCTATTTTGAGGTAGTCTCCTTTTTTCTTTCAAAAAAAAAAAAAAAAAAGGAAAACCAATTCAAAGTAATGAAATATTATGCATATATGTTGTGCTTGATATTTGTACATTCCTTTCTTTTGCTCAATGATGTGATGTTTGAATGACACCAGTACAAAATTTATGAAACCAAAACAAACACCATTTTATCCTTCCTAGTCTTCCAACAGGCAACAGCCGCTTAAAAATTGTTCATTTATTAATGGTTTTCTGTGTGCCTCCAGGTGATGCCCAAGCAACCAGGGTTTGAGCAAAGGAAAGATCTATACATGTTGTATCATTACTTGAATCATTATAACCTCTTTGGTTCTGGTTACCGTTCCTCTGCCATGTCCATAATAGACGACTATCTTCGGATGTTAAAAGCTTAGGCATTGTTTGTAAATCCATTTTCAGTCCTCATTCTGGTTGAAGTCCAAGTTCGTCTGTGTATGAGTCATGCGTTGTGAGTACCGTTGTACGGTCACAGTAATGTATGCCAATCAATTCCGGTGGCTTATAATAAACCAAAAACCCCAGAGAAGAATATGCTGGTTAAATTTATACACTTGCTTCAACTAACATGCCTCCCTAAAAGAAAACATTTTGGGCTTCAGCAGTCAGCACTCTCTACTTGTACTGAAAATTATCGTATACCGTATCAAGATTCACCTGTCATGTGGTAAATAGGTAAGATTTTCATCTTAGACTTTAACACCGGTCAACATTAGCGGGATTCGAATCTTAATATGACGGTTTCACAACCGGATGTTCTTACTAACTCGACTACTATCCGGTTCTTACTAACTTGACTACCTGTGAGGGTTTTGCAACCGGAAGTTTTAACTAACTTGGCCGTTTACAGTGGTTAAAAAGACGTAAGATTTTACTTGTCTCAAATCTTGGTCGAAAATAGAAGCTTTTATCACCAGGGAAACTGCTTCACTCTTCAAAAAGACAAAAACGCAACCTTTGATCCTTTCTCAGTCACAAATTCTCTCAAACCCCCGAAAGCATTAAACTCTGGACCCGTAAACTTTTTCATCACTGAAATCGTTTTTCCCAAGACTTCCAATGGACTCCATGGATGAGGTGGAGTCAGAGCCACCGCCGCCGACGCGGACGCCGTCGCTACCACCATTATCAAACCTTATTCTCTCCCTTGAGCAAGCAACCCTTATGGCCAAACAGCTCCCATCTACCACCGACCCAACTCACCTCCTCCACATCCACTCCTCCCTCCACCAAGCCCACCACCACCTCTCCGCCTTCCTCTCCACAACCCACTTCCCCCAGCCGCCGCCCGCCGCCGAGAACTCCCTCTCCTCCGCCACCGGCAACGACCCAATGGACTTGGCCGGCGAGGAGGAGAATTCCAAGGCCACTATTGAGAGGGTGGAGGAGCAGATGAGGAGATGTTTCATTAAGAATAAGAGGGGGAGGAAGAGGCAGCTTTCGCCGTCTGCGGCGGCGGAGGAGAGAAGGGTTAATGGTGATGGGGTTGGGGGGAGTGTGGTGAGTTTTGATCCTCATGAGACTAGGTTGAGGGCATTGGAGCTTGTGTACCAGTTTCATTTGTGAAAAATGAAACAGAGCAGAAACAGAGGTGGTGTGTTTCATTAGGATGATGAGTTTTGGAAGAAATGATTTGGGTTTCTGTTTCAATGAGTAGCTGTCTCTGTCAGTCTGTCAGTAGCATGTTGAAAGAGAAAATTGTTTTGTGACTTCAATTGGTATTGATTTTCTTACTGATTCTTACAACAAACAGATTCGTGTCTACTACCAATGTACAATTTCGTATGAATGGGATACAGATGTGTCTCTGCATGATAATATTACAAGCATTATACAATACAATTATACGATACACAATTTATAATCACAATTTTGGCTATAAACACGGTTTAAGGACCAAAGAATTCATGATTCTGCTTGAGCAGTACTGATATGGATCCTGAAAACAGTTCTGCAGAACAAGTCTGCCAATAATCCATTGATTTCTCCATTTGCCAGTTCCATCAGTAGAATAACGGAAGTTGTCCAGTTTGCCTTGTATGCTGTTGCATCACTCTTTGAAATATGGTGCAACTCATGGTGTGGAACAGGCTAGCTTGCATTTGGTCTTCCAGGGAAACCACGGATAGTTACTCTGTCACAATCATATTATGCAGCTTTACAAAATCCTCCGTGGTTAGCTCTTCTGGTCTTGACTGCAAAAACAATCGGAAAAATTATGTAGCAAAACAGATTCCAGGAGCCATGGGATTATGAAAGCTTTTTCCACATATTGCTAAGCAGTACCGTGGCAGGTCGACCGACATTTTCCAAAGCACTTTCAATCTCTGAGGGTGTGCATATGTGCTGAAGTGATTTCCGCAACATTTTGCGTTTCCCATTAAAAGCTGAATTCACCTGTGTCGATATACAACAGAAGGTGCTCTAGTGAGTAAGCAAAACTAAATAAAAAGAAGTGATGTACTCGTTGATCTTGCTGGAAACAAAGATATCTATGGAAGGGAAATACCCAATCCTAACTTGTGAACTGTAGACAGGTAAATAATATGCTGTTCCAACTAGAATGATTACTGAAACAATAAAACCTACTACTGTCTCTAACATAATTCCCAGGTTAAAACTGTGAGAAAAGTTTGTTACTTTGCGATATATTCTGATAAGTATGATATTAGCATCTGGAAATTGGAAATCACCATAGAAAAGAAGCTTTTAGTCGAGGAAACTGAGGGATACTGTGTAGGTTCCTTCAGCCTAAACTTAACAACAGCAGCATCAACCTGCAGAACAAGACAAATGGTCAAATTCCATTTCTGTTACTCCAGTTTTGGCAATTAATATTTTGTTTAAAGGTTCAATAACATCGCTCAGTTATGTTATCAGCTCATTCCAACAAAGATATAACTAGCATTGTTATAAACCATATGTTTCCCTTTATGGAAGATAAATTACTTACGTTAGGCTGAGGAAAGAAGTTTGCCCTGGGGACCTTAAATTTGAATTCAGGATCTGAAAAGGGAAAATAACAAAGAGAATGAAAAGTCAAATACAAATTTCCCACAAAATTTTGAGAGAATACCTAAGTTCCAGAGGGTCTAGAACCCTCCAGAAACATGCATAGACAACTGTTATTCCATTAACTCCTAGTACTGTAAATAGTCATCACAGATTAGAAGAGACTGAGTATACACTTGCATCTCATCAGATTATCATCTCTCTCACTGTTATCACTTTTTTCTATATTTTCTGGTTTGCTACACCATGAAGAGCTCTAAATGTTTGCTTAAATGATCAAATGGCTACCATGTCGAACACAAAAAGAAATTAAATAGAAGTACCTGAATAGAAATTGATGAAGATATTGATAGGCCGGTATTCAGATGTCCGCAGATATGACTTGACCAAGCGAAAAGCTGTCTCCTCCTAAAGTTATATATCATTGTAGCAGAAGGGATCATATCATTACTCATATAAGATCCATAACTTGAGACACTGTAAAAGTCTAGCATGCTTTGATAGTTAATGTCCTATAAACTCCGGATTTCTACTCTCTGCTATTAAGCTTGTTAGCCAGACACCCAATGGTCATAACATGACCACAACAGGAAATAGATTTTGACTAGAAGGCTGCATAACATACCTTAATGTAATAATAATAAATTTACAATAATAGATAAAATGAATAATGCTAACCTGGAGTAAGAGAACTACTTCAGAGAAGATGTCACCCATTGGAAGAAGTTGTTTGACTACATCTGTACTTATATTAAAGGGTATGTTAGCAACTACCTGCATTGAAGCAACTAAATTAGTCCATGTTAGGCTTTTTACAAAAGTCGGAAGAAGTTTTGGGACACTGTAAAGTGTAAACAAGGGAACAACTCTTCCAATTTGAGAAAATTCTTTTAAGCAACCGAGTATGATTCTTACTTTCGCATGTCTTGGACTTGCCCCGGATGACTCTATACTACTCAACAATGATGACATATGTGAATGAATATGACATTTGACAAAGTCCTCTTGCAAAACCTACTGATTGACAAAACGATATCAACATAAAAAACTCAAACGCAGAATAATACGATTCCATTCTCCGCCAAATTCAAATGATGGTACTCCAGAGACAAATGAATTCCATGTTCAATTCATCCTACATAACAAAGCGAAACATCACCAAAACTAGGCTTACCTTCAACTGACCAGTCTGCGCAAACCTTTCGCTAACAAGGGTAGCCATGTATGGATCCTAAAGCTCATAAAACATGATAAAACATAAGTATTAAG
Above is a window of Fragaria vesca subsp. vesca linkage group LG7, FraVesHawaii_1.0, whole genome shotgun sequence DNA encoding:
- the LOC101296425 gene encoding ribosomal RNA small subunit methyltransferase A-like, which encodes MNSAPHLLLLHQSLPPIQNPKPTLAAQNSTPGARQSTPTYITACAKTTRKTGGGGGRRKNPDDYHATLTALNSKGRFPRKSLGQHYMLDSEVNDQLVAAAEVGEGDVVLEIGPGTGSLTNVLINAGATVLAIEKDPYMATLVSERFAQTGQLKVLQEDFVKCHIHSHMSSLLSSIESSGASPRHAKVVANIPFNISTDVVKQLLPMGDIFSEVVLLLQEETAFRLVKSYLRTSEYRPINIFINFYSDPEFKFKVPRANFFPQPNVDAAVVKFRLKEPTQYPSVSSTKSFFSMVNSAFNGKRKMLRKSLQHICTPSEIESALENVGRPATSRPEELTTEDFVKLHNMIVTE
- the LOC101295561 gene encoding probable xyloglucan endotransglucosylase/hydrolase protein 27-like, translating into MADPALHPETPSHHKTQPLKQIAIDYTPDACTHFTDSNTITVTFDHRGGARWRTPTRFLYGTFSALIQCPSGNTSGLNFNLYLSSLEGDKSQDEIDFEFLGKDMTIVQTNYYTEGAGNKEAIHDLGFNCSEGFHEYVIKWSKDVIEWFINGKMVRRVERKEGEGFPNKPMYLYSSVWDASYIDKGRWTGKYVGCDVPYVCVYKDIHVPLETAVED
- the LOC101295854 gene encoding RING-H2 finger protein ATL16-like, giving the protein MMGSGMNLITTVIGFGMSATFIIFVCTRIICGRLRGVESRPMFEVESRTDLEQPENRSNGLEQVVVAAIPTMKYDQEAFSSVEDAQCSICLGEYQEKEILRIMPKCGHSFHLSCIDIWLRKQSTCPVCRLPLKESFGPKHVRSATFTVARSFDDSENIQTHEHSQQWLLPNSASNNVSNQGRLEPAPGNPSEPTQSREPDTRH
- the LOC101296141 gene encoding protein-ribulosamine 3-kinase, chloroplastic-like; amino-acid sequence: MTMAGHVALISFSSSLPSLPGLPRLSSTKHRPLIMAAMSDDPVRKWILTDGNATEIIRISPIGGGCINRASRYDTDAGSFFVKTNRSIGPSMFEGEALGLGAMFNTGSIRVPKPFKVGPLPTGGSYIIMEFIDFGLSRGNQSDLGRKLAEMHKTGKSEKGFGFEVDNTIGSTPQINTWSSDWIQFYGEHRLGYQLQLARDRYGDSTIYEKGQRLVKSMGPLFDNVVIEPCLLHGDLWSGNISSDKKGEPVILDPACYYGHNEAEFGMSWCAGFGGSFYSSYFEVMPKQPGFEQRKDLYMLYHYLNHYNLFGSGYRSSAMSIIDDYLRMLKA